The genomic region CATAGCACGTCGCAATGTCACCTGCTCGACGTGGCGTAACTTGATACGGAACATCGCGACCAGAAGCTTTCTCAAACGCCTTCACTAATTCCAAAACCGAAGTACCGCGTCCAGTGCCGATATTATAGACTTTATACTCGTTCGGTCGGCCCAAATTCTCCAGAGCCGCCACGTGAGCCTTTGCCAAATCAACTACGTGAATGTAATCGCGCACGCCAGTTCCATCTGGAGTGTCATAATCGTCACCAAAAACACTCAAATGCTCTCGCTTACCAACAGCAACTTGCGACACAAACGGCAGAAGATTGTTCGGGATCCCTGAGGGATTTTCCCCGATGCGACCACTCGGATGTGCGCCAACTGGATTAAAATAGCGGAGAGACGTAAATTGCCAATCTTGATTCGTCGCAGAAATGTCGCGAAGCATTTGCTCAATCATCAGCTTTGTCTGACCGTATGGATTTGTGGCAGACAACGGCATATCTTCGGTAATTGGCAATCGAGCTGGATCACCATAAACTGTTGCCGAACTAGAAAACACCAATTTCTTCACGTCAAATTCTTGCATAACATCAAGCAAAACCAACGTGCTTTCGAGGTTATTTTTATAATAAAGAAGCGCCTTTTCAACCGATTCACCAACCGCCTTCAACCCAGCAAAATGAATCACGGCGTCAATTTTCTCAGACTTAAATAATTCTGATAGTCGCTGATGATCACATAAATCGAATTCGTGAAACGGTATTGATTGACCGGTGATTTCTTCAACTCGCCTCAGACTCTCGACGGATGAATTTGATAAATTATCGACCACCACTACGTTATGATTTGATGATAATAGTTCGATGATAGTGTGACTGCCGATATATCCAGCGCCACCAGTGACAAGAATATTCATACACTTATTATACTACAAAAAGCCTATTTATTTTATTAGCACTCTTGCACTGAGAGTGCTAATTTGTTATGATAGCTACATCAAATTTCACCATTCTGTCTTTTACTGGGGCGCAACAAATTAGGACTAAAAACCAAAAGGAGGATTTTATGCCACCAAACATGAATCAAGAAGAAACAACTAAACCACTCGAAAAATTCGGTACAGACATAACGGCGCTAGCACGCGAGGGTAAACTCGATCCAGTGATCGGTCGAGATGAAGAAATTCGACGCACTATGCAGATTTTGAGTCGCCGCACTAAAAATAATCCCGTTCTCATTGGTGAGCCAGGAGTCGGTAAAACCGCAATTGTTGAGGCGTTGGCGCAGCGAATTGTCAAAGGCAACGTTCCCGCTTCACTGAAGGATAAGCGACTAATTTCCCTGGAAATTTCCAGTCTTCTGGCGGGCGCTAGTTTCCGTGGACAATTTGAAGATCGATTGAAAGCCGTTCTGAAAGAAGTAGAAGACGCAGCTGGTGAGATTATTCTTTTTGTCGATGAAATTCACACCATGGTTGGCGCTGGAAAAAGCGAAGGCAGCATGGACGCGGGAAATATGTTAAAACCAGCGCTGGCTCGCGGAAAATTACATATGATTGGCGCGACGACACTCGCTGAATATCGTCAGTATGTCGAAAAAGATGCCGCTCTAGAACGAAGATTCCAGCCAGTTTACGTTGGCGAACCAAGCTTTGATGACACTGTTGCCATTTTGCGCGGATTGAAGGAAAAATACGAAATTCATCACGGAGTAAAAATCGCTGATGACGCAATCGTGGCAGCCGCCAGATTGTCCACCAGGTATTTACCTGACAGATTCTTACCAGACAAAGCGGTTGACTTACTTGACGAAGCGACCAGCTCGCTCAAAATGCAGTTAGAAAGCGTGCCAATTGCGCTGGATCGATTGAACAATAGACGCTTGCAATTGGAAATCGAGGAAGCGGCGCTAAAAAAAGACAAATCCGACCACGCCAATATTCGCAAAAATGAGATCAAGGAGCAAATTGCCGAAATTCGCGCAAAAGCCGAAGTGATTGATAAAAAATGGCAACACGAAAAAGACATTTTGCAAACCGTCAACACGACTACCGAAAAAATGGACAATCTGCGCTCACAATTAGAGATTGCTGAACGCGACGCGGATTTAGCCACCGCCAGCCGCATTAAGTATGGCGACTTGCCGGAGCTGGAGAAAAAATTAGCAAGCGCTCGCGAAGAACTAGCGGCAATTCCAACTCACGACCGATTACTCCGCGAAGAAGTTACGCCTGATGACATCGCTGGCGTGGTGGCACGCTGGACCGGAATTCCAGTGGAGCGATTGATGGAAAGTGAATCTAGCAAATTGACCAAATTGGAAGAATCGATCAGCCGCCAAGTCATCGGGCAAGATCGCGCTGTGGCAGCCGTAGCAAGCGCCATCCGTAGGTCGCGTGCTGGACTTGGCGACGTTAATCGACCGATTGGCTCATTCCTATTCCTCGGCCCTACTGGCGTAGGAAAAACAGAAGTCGCGCGCAGTTTATGCCGTGAATTATTCGACGACGAACACGCCATGATTCGAATTGACATGAGTGAATACATGGAACGCCACGCCGTAGCCAGATTGATCGGTTCACCTCCAGGATATGTTGGTTACGATCAAGGCGGTCAATTGACGGAAGCCGTTAGACGGCGTCCGTATAGCGTGGTTTTGTTTGACGAAATCGAAAAAGCACATCCTGACGTGTTCAACGTGCTATTGCAAGTTTTGGACGACGGTCGATTGACGGACGGACAAGGACGAACGATTGACTTTAGTAACACCATTATCATCATGACCAGCAACGTCGGATCGCAAATGATTATGGACTACACGGGCGACGACATTAGCTCTCTCGACAATCAAATTTTAGAAACGCTTCGTGGCCATTTCCGTCCAGAATTCTTAAACCGAATCGACGACATTGTGATTTTTGATCGCATTCACCCTGAATCGATGCGCGCGATTGTTGATGTGCAATTAGAAAAAGTTGTTCGCCAAGTTAAGGATAGTCGCGACATAACGCTGAATTTTGACGATAGCGTTCGTGACATGTTGGCGCGAGACGGCTACGACCCAAGTTTCGGTGCTCGACCGCTTAAGCGTTTGATTCAAAAACGCGTGCTTGATCCTTTGGCGCTCGAACTGATCGACGGGCGAATTCACGACGGAGATACAGTAAAAGTTGCTGCCGTGGATGATCGAATTGCCTTTACGAATATCGTATAATGGGCGTATGGGTCGAATTCGCAGCAAGCAGGAATCCATCAAATCAGCAATTTTAGGAGTCGGCAGAATGCTTGGTTTACCGAAATATTTCCTGATAACAATTGTCGCGACCGTCGCCTTCGCCGTGATAATTTATTTCGCAATCAACGCCAATTTTTACGGGCCGCTGATGATGTCGCGCTTACCAATCATCGATAAAATCGCGCTGCTCGGTTCGATGATTATAGACATCTTCAAACAAAGTTTCACTTCACCAAATAGTGCGTTGCTTATGGTAGTGTCAATTCTTCAAGGTGTATCGATCGCCGCTGTAATTTTTACATCAAAGAATAATCGCGACAATGAAAAAACTGTATCTCGACAAGTCGGATTAAGCGGAATCGCATCAATTGCCGCAACAATTGGACTCGGCTGCGTTCCCTGCGGAACATCACTAATCTTGCCAATTGTAACCCTATTTTTCTCAGGAGCTGCCGCCGCCACCGCCGCAAATATCGCCAGCACAATAGTCCTGTTGTTAGCTTTACTGCTCAGTTTATTCTCGCTATATAAATCAGGTCAAATTATTTTTATGTACACAGAATTATCTAAACAGGAGAAAATATGAATCGACAAAAATCATCAGGCATAGCGCTTATTTGGGCTCTTTCGGGAATTGTAATCGTGGGAATTGTGGCTTTGTTTATTTATGGAATTGTCAATCGCCCGCCGAATCGTCACATTGGTGACAATAAACCATGGAACGAAAAAATGTCGCAAGGATCCGCTGACGCGAAAAACGTGTTCATTGATTATACTGACTATTTTTGTTCATTTTGCGCCGAAGTTGAAACCGCAACCGGCACAGAATTCTTCAAAAATGACTATATTAAATCCGGCAAAGTTCGTTATGAGCATCGCGTAGTGACACTATTAAAAGAGATGACCAACAATACCGAAACTGGTGCTCACGCTGCGTTTTGCGCTGCTGATCAAGATAAATATTGGCAGTACACTCACGATATTGTCCCGCGCATTAAAAGCGATTATTTCGATAAAGGAATTGGCGTAAAAAACGTTGCCGTGCCGAAGAAAATCCCTGCTCTTCCGCTGGAATATTTCCTAACTTCCGCCAAAAACGTCGGCATGAATGAATCACAATTTTCCGATTGCATGACCAAAAAGCCGCACCAAAAAGAAATTGATAGCAACACACAAAAAGCCTTGTCTCTTGGCGTGAACGGCTTGCCATATATGGTTGTTAACGATTATCAAACCAGCGGATTCGCCGGTGGCGAGAGTGGCTTAAGAGCAATTTTGAAGGCTGGCGGCGTTAAATAATTGTCACTATTTCAGTTGACTCATAAATCCACGCAGTTGAGATAAAGTCCGCTCTATTCTTTCATTAGTCCAATATTTATCTGGCGTGATATTATCGTCGCCAGTTGATTCCTCTTTGTAGCGGCCGATAATCTTGCCATTCTTGACAATCGATACATCAGGCACAAATATTCGAGGATTGCCATTTTTATCTTTTTCCAAATACGGTTCTAATTTCTTGACCAATTTTTGGTAAACTTCGTTGTTGCTAGCGCGAGCATCGCGAATATTCAAATAGTATATTTTATCAACACCTTCAGCCCGAGCTGCCCGATCAACGTGTTCGCTCAAATGCTGGCACCACGGACATTGCGGAAAGCCCAAAAAAATCACACCGCTGCCGTTATCAAAGATATCAAGGATTTCTTTATCGCTGGCATAAACGAAGCGATTATTCGCCGCCACTCGCGGATATTCTGACTTGAATTTGGCGGCGTCGGACACGTTAGTAGACGGAGCCTTCGGCCGCTCGGCAGAATGCTGGCGGTTATACCACAGCCCAGCCGCAGCGCCGCACAAGATGATTATGACTGAAATAATCGCAATAAGTTTTTTATTCATACCAAACCTCTTTTTCATAACGTCGTATCCCACTTCCGCGCGCGAATATGACTCATCACTAGCTCTTGCACTTCTTCAAATGTCATAATTCCCCCTTCTGGTGTAGCTTCACTATAGCTAGTCTAATTGTAATACAGCGTTAGCATTATGGAAAACGGTAAAAATCGCACAAAATAGAAAGGCAATTTCCCAAAACATAAAAGCTGTTTTCGAAAACAGAAAGAATGTTTTTAAGCAACAGATACGGCTATTCGATAAAAATTTCCACCTGAAAAGCTTAATCACTAGACGGGCTTCTACTTGACTAGTCGCAATCGCTCAATCAACCAATCCCGCGGCAAAATCGACAAGAACCAGCCAGCGCGTGGCCCGGAATCTTTGCCAATGAGCGCGCGGTAGATGGTGGTGAAGAGCTCCCGCGGCAGTAGCAAACCGCTCTCTTTGTAGGCGTAAATTGCTTGATGAAACCAGTTACCATCAGCCCCAGCCGGCGCCTCGGCGATATCGTCAGCTAATCGCCTCAAGTATTCTTTTTGCTCTGGCGAGAACTCATCGGGATTTACCTCGTCCGTCAGACGAAACTTCAATGACTCGGGCGCCCACTTTTCCAGCCACCGACTGACATAGCCTAGTTCTGTGATGATCACTGCTTCTTCCTCGTCGACGATGCGGGCATATTCCGAACTGCGCCGCAAAATCTCTACTGTTTTTACCATGTCGCACAGCGCCGCTTGGTATGAAATAACCAGATGCGAGAATGGAATTGAGCTGACCGCTGGCTGATCTAGCCCGTCAGTACACAAGAATAATAGCTGTTTATCAAGCTCATTTTGCGGATGCTGCTTCATCGCCGCGAAGTCGTCAACCAGCCGCACCAGGCTATCGGTCTCGTCAAAATACAGCCGCTTGGCTGGCGAATATCGAAGGATAAAGTAGCGCACTACCTCAGGCGGCAGCATATCAACAACGTCGTGTGCGTTCACGCCAGTACCCTTACTGGCGCTCATCTTTTTCGTATCACCGGTGCGATTAATAAATTCATATGGCACTGGTACTGGCGCATCAATGTCATAAACCTCGCGAGCGATCCGCTTGCCGGTATCATACGAACCGCCCTTCGTCGCGTGATCACGACCAAACGGCTCAACATCAACACCGAGCAGCCACCACCGCCCCGGCCAATCCAACCGCCAGTCCAGCTTTACCTGCCCGTCATCGTACCGAACCGTGTGCTCCGAGTCATCGTGACTACGATAGGTAATCGTTTTAGCATCGCTATCCATGCTGATGAACCGGCGATTTTTTAGCCGACCATGCTCCATGATTTGAATTGGCGACCACTGATCATCCAGCCGCCGACCCGATACTTCCTGGATGGCCGACTTAGCTTTGTCAATGCGGCTCAGCGAGCGCTCGATGGCTGGCACAAAAAACCCGCTCCGATATTTATCGCTAGCATAGACCACGTCCATAGTCACACCAATTTTATCGGCGCTGTCGAGGAATGGCTTCAAGCAAAAATCCGCCCACGAATCGTACCGATCATCTGGTGACGGCACCATGCAAAGTGGCATACCCAAGTACTGCTCATAACTAGCTGGCAAATTAACCGGCACTTTACGAAAGGCGTCGAGGTTGTCTGAAACGTGAACGTGACGCGCCCGAATGCCTGCTTTCTTCAGCGCCCGCACCACGGCGTCAGCAATGACGATCTCGCGCAAATGCCCCACATGATACACCCCCGACGGTGACGCACCCGAGGAAACCAAAATCTCTTTATTAGTATCCTGAAAAGTATTTATTATATCATTAAGCCACTTCATGTGCTATATTATACACTAGTGAGCGATCATTCCGGTGATATCATAGACGTAGTCCCATTTTCTACCTATCATGAGAGTCAAAAAAGCAATTAAAGTATTTGAAAAGATTCGCGACTTACCCTACGGAACAAGTGGCAGTAATGAAGTGTGGTCGTGTTACCAAAAATGCGTACTCTTGAAACAAGAACTGCAGCACATCGGCATTACCAGTCAATTGCTAATTGGTGTTTTTGACTGGCAAGACCTGCAGATCCCCGAATACATCCTCAAAATTCGCCGCTAACAATATGAGAGGCATGTGATACTACGCGTGTTTATTGATGAATTTGCGTACGATGTCGACCCATCAATAGATATTGGACTTACACCAATGTTACCTATGGCTTGCTGGGATGGCAAGTCAAGCACAACAACCATGGCACCGCTGCGATATCTGCGCGTCTATCGGCCACATTCCTTACATGAGCGTATTTTATCACAACTACGACGTAAGATATTTCGAAGTAACCCCGAGAGTTTTTATACTGCAATCGACATATGGTTAGCGACCATACGAGTAAGTTGATATTTTTTATTTTAGTGTGCTATATAGCTTTTACTCAGAGCTGCAGAGGGTGAAAATCACCTTCTCTTTGAGTAGGCTTGAGAGGAACTACTACTTGTTTCTCGGATTGAAAGATCCGCATTCAGCTTGAGTTCGTTCGGCGGGCTATTTTCATTGATATTATATTATTCCCACCTAAATAATTTAATAGCCACGAGGTAAATCGCAAAAGTCCAGGCTGCAATGATACCAAATTGCGGTAAAACTTCTACGAAGGTCGCATGCTCGGTCATGATTAATCGAAAGCCGTCCGTAACTGGCGTTATAGGGATAAATTGAGCAACGCTTCGCAACCATTCTGGAAATAGATAAAGTGGAAAAAACGTACCAGATAAAAACATCATTGGGAAAGAGATTAAGTTACTTAATGAGGAGGACTGATCTTCGTTCTCTGATAACCCAGCAATTAATAACCCCACACCCACAGTCATAAATGCAGACGATACAGACATCATTGCAAATAGTGTCCAGTCGCCTCGCATATTAAAGTGGAATATCAACGTCCCAGCGACAACCATCATAACCAAACTAAGCAAGGAAATCGTCGTATAATGAATTGCTGTGGAGATGATTAGCTGACCCGAAGTAAATGGCGCTGCACGTAACCGACGATATAAACCACGTTTCTTTTCAGCCGGTATTCGGTTAGCCAAGCCAAAAATACCTATACTCATCAAACTGAAAGTCAATAGTCCCGTAAACATGTAGTCAAACGATTTTAATTGCTCATCACCAATCGCTTTACCAACAGCTTTAAGCGGAGCTTCAGGTTGACCCATCTGACTATTGATACTATTGGTAATCTGATTCATCACTGCCACCAACGCGCCACCTGTTTGCTCAGAACCTTTGGAGTAAATAACATTCATCGTGCCTGTTGGAATAGGATGATTGCCATTATTTTTTATCGCACCAAAATTGCTTGGAAGCTCAATAATACCGTTAAGCTCCGACCGCTTCATTTTTTCACGTGCGTCATTCATATCTTTAACGTCTTTAATTTTGAGAATCGAATCCTTCGAATTTTCTTTGGCATTTTTAACGAAACTTTTGGCAAATTCCGTCTGCGAATTGTTGACAATTGCAATATTAAAACTGGTCGAATCATTACTAAAAACTGACCCAAAAACCAATAGAAAAATCAGCGGAAAAAGAAAAGTGAAAAATAGCGCCATTTTATCTCGGACGAAACGCTTTTGTTGAGCGCGAACTTGCCCGAATATTCCAATCCAATATTTTTTCATGTTAATCCCGAATTGCCTTTCCTGTTAAATCAATAAACACGTCCTCCAAATTGGCTTGCTCAACAACTTGTTCCTTCTTGAAACCGCGCGCCAATAATTGCTGGATGAGATTATGCGGCGTATCAATTGTGATAATCTTACCACTATCCATAATTGCCAGACGATCACACAATAATTCCGCCTCGTCCATATAATGCGTCGTCAAAAGAATCGTAATTCCCTCGTCGCGAATTTCCTCAATCAAGTCCCACAAATTTCGGCGCGCCTGCGGATCAAGCCCCGTGGTTGGCTCGTCCAGAAACAACACTTTCGGATTATTCACCAATGTTGAAGCAATCGCAAAACGCTGTTTTTGACCGCCAGAAAGTTGCTCGACATAATTCTTAGCCTTTTCCATCAATTGAACCTTAGCAAGCAGCGCCTCGGTATCAACCGTCCGACCATATAAACTACCAAACATTTTCAATTGTTCACGCAAAGTCAGTTTGTCATAAAAAGCCGTCGACTGAAGCTGAATGCCAATTATATTCTTAATGTCCTTAGGTTTCTTAGCGACATCTATGCCGTCAATTGTAGCCACGCCGCCGTCAATTGACCTGAGTGCTTCCAACATTTCCAACGTTGTTGTTTTGCCCGCGCCGTTAGGACCAAGGATCCCAAATATCTCGCCCTTTTTAACCTCAAACGACACGCCGTCGACCACGTTATTTCCATCATAAGTCTTAACGAGTTTATCGACTTTTATAATTGGCTCAAATTCCACTCCGCAAATTCCTCTCTGTTGTAATTTTGATCAAGCTAGTCTCTACTTATCATCAATAATAACAAAACCAAAATACTAGTGCTATACTTATAGTATGCGCATTCAGAGAAAAAAAGCA from Candidatus Nanosynbacter sp. HMT-352 harbors:
- the galE gene encoding UDP-glucose 4-epimerase GalE produces the protein MNILVTGGAGYIGSHTIIELLSSNHNVVVVDNLSNSSVESLRRVEEITGQSIPFHEFDLCDHQRLSELFKSEKIDAVIHFAGLKAVGESVEKALLYYKNNLESTLVLLDVMQEFDVKKLVFSSSATVYGDPARLPITEDMPLSATNPYGQTKLMIEQMLRDISATNQDWQFTSLRYFNPVGAHPSGRIGENPSGIPNNLLPFVSQVAVGKREHLSVFGDDYDTPDGTGVRDYIHVVDLAKAHVAALENLGRPNEYKVYNIGTGRGTSVLELVKAFEKASGRDVPYQVTPRRAGDIATCYADPGLAERELGWRAELTIEDACRDAWNWQSNNPNGYNG
- a CDS encoding DsbA family protein; this translates as MNRQKSSGIALIWALSGIVIVGIVALFIYGIVNRPPNRHIGDNKPWNEKMSQGSADAKNVFIDYTDYFCSFCAEVETATGTEFFKNDYIKSGKVRYEHRVVTLLKEMTNNTETGAHAAFCAADQDKYWQYTHDIVPRIKSDYFDKGIGVKNVAVPKKIPALPLEYFLTSAKNVGMNESQFSDCMTKKPHQKEIDSNTQKALSLGVNGLPYMVVNDYQTSGFAGGESGLRAILKAGGVK
- the lysS gene encoding lysine--tRNA ligase, which translates into the protein MKWLNDIINTFQDTNKEILVSSGASPSGVYHVGHLREIVIADAVVRALKKAGIRARHVHVSDNLDAFRKVPVNLPASYEQYLGMPLCMVPSPDDRYDSWADFCLKPFLDSADKIGVTMDVVYASDKYRSGFFVPAIERSLSRIDKAKSAIQEVSGRRLDDQWSPIQIMEHGRLKNRRFISMDSDAKTITYRSHDDSEHTVRYDDGQVKLDWRLDWPGRWWLLGVDVEPFGRDHATKGGSYDTGKRIAREVYDIDAPVPVPYEFINRTGDTKKMSASKGTGVNAHDVVDMLPPEVVRYFILRYSPAKRLYFDETDSLVRLVDDFAAMKQHPQNELDKQLLFLCTDGLDQPAVSSIPFSHLVISYQAALCDMVKTVEILRRSSEYARIVDEEEAVIITELGYVSRWLEKWAPESLKFRLTDEVNPDEFSPEQKEYLRRLADDIAEAPAGADGNWFHQAIYAYKESGLLLPRELFTTIYRALIGKDSGPRAGWFLSILPRDWLIERLRLVK
- a CDS encoding ABC transporter permease, producing the protein MKKYWIGIFGQVRAQQKRFVRDKMALFFTFLFPLIFLLVFGSVFSNDSTSFNIAIVNNSQTEFAKSFVKNAKENSKDSILKIKDVKDMNDAREKMKRSELNGIIELPSNFGAIKNNGNHPIPTGTMNVIYSKGSEQTGGALVAVMNQITNSINSQMGQPEAPLKAVGKAIGDEQLKSFDYMFTGLLTFSLMSIGIFGLANRIPAEKKRGLYRRLRAAPFTSGQLIISTAIHYTTISLLSLVMMVVAGTLIFHFNMRGDWTLFAMMSVSSAFMTVGVGLLIAGLSENEDQSSSLSNLISFPMMFLSGTFFPLYLFPEWLRSVAQFIPITPVTDGFRLIMTEHATFVEVLPQFGIIAAWTFAIYLVAIKLFRWE
- a CDS encoding ABC transporter ATP-binding protein, with protein sequence MEFEPIIKVDKLVKTYDGNNVVDGVSFEVKKGEIFGILGPNGAGKTTTLEMLEALRSIDGGVATIDGIDVAKKPKDIKNIIGIQLQSTAFYDKLTLREQLKMFGSLYGRTVDTEALLAKVQLMEKAKNYVEQLSGGQKQRFAIASTLVNNPKVLFLDEPTTGLDPQARRNLWDLIEEIRDEGITILLTTHYMDEAELLCDRLAIMDSGKIITIDTPHNLIQQLLARGFKKEQVVEQANLEDVFIDLTGKAIRD